A portion of the Candidatus Fermentibacter sp. genome contains these proteins:
- a CDS encoding methyltransferase domain-containing protein has protein sequence MFGVKTDYITMVQELAYLRHIPRGSGGLAIDIGCGWGRMSKIFENIGYRAVGFDPDLDLLKFASSRGDGLYCAAALPDIPVRFGSADLAVLQNLLRPLHLVGKLESIRGIGRYMRPGGHVVVVDNIRTGHGDYVSEEVVSGIFAAEGLSLQKRITLRVSRRLTDYLMQLGLVPRRLAAGMAARELERSSRSSGASRWRYSNVMFVFRRA, from the coding sequence GTGTTCGGCGTGAAGACCGACTACATCACAATGGTGCAGGAGCTAGCCTACCTGAGGCATATCCCACGTGGCTCCGGGGGTTTGGCTATCGATATCGGGTGCGGCTGGGGGAGGATGTCGAAGATCTTCGAGAACATCGGTTACCGGGCGGTCGGTTTCGACCCCGATCTCGACCTGTTGAAGTTCGCCAGCTCCAGGGGGGATGGTCTCTACTGCGCTGCTGCCCTGCCTGACATCCCGGTCAGGTTCGGCTCGGCGGATCTCGCAGTACTCCAGAACCTGCTGAGACCTCTTCACCTCGTAGGGAAGCTCGAATCGATCAGGGGCATCGGCCGGTACATGCGGCCAGGTGGGCATGTCGTTGTCGTGGACAATATCAGAACCGGACACGGAGACTATGTGTCGGAGGAGGTCGTTTCGGGGATCTTTGCCGCGGAAGGTCTCAGTCTGCAGAAAAGGATCACGCTGAGAGTATCCCGGCGACTCACGGACTATCTGATGCAGCTCGGCCTGGTCCCGCGGCGGCTGGCGGCCGGCATGGCTGCCCGCGAACTGGAGAGGAGCAGCCGCTCATCAGGCGCTTCGAGATGGAGATACAGCAACGTCATGTTCGTTTTCCGAAGGGCCTGA